AGATAATATATTTTGAAAGATTACGTTTCATAAATGAAGAACCAATAATATACGAACAAACATATCTAACAATGTACAGATTTAATGGTTTTGATCCACTTGAACTAAATAATAATTCAATTTATAATATTTTAGAATATAGGTATGATGTTACTTTATCAAAAGCCATAGAAAAATTAAAGTCAATATTAAATTCTAGTAAAAAAGAAAAAAATTTACTTAAATTAAAGGAAAATGACTTTGGAAT
This genomic window from Streptobacillus felis contains:
- a CDS encoding UTRA domain-containing protein yields the protein IIYFERLRFINEEPIIYEQTYLTMYRFNGFDPLELNNNSIYNILEYRYDVTLSKAIEKLKSILNSSKKEKNLLKLKENDFG